In a genomic window of Bradyrhizobium sp. LLZ17:
- a CDS encoding winged helix-turn-helix domain-containing protein — MRFLFENNVLDGELRELTCDGAAIPLQPQVFDLLLYLVAQRARVVSKDDLISEIWSDRIVSDSALNSRINAARKALGDDGATQRLIKTIPRKGFRFVGEVREEAAAVLAPAEATPAVARVVTDRPGIAVLAFENMSGDPAQEYFGDGISEDILTALSKQRWFMVIARNSSFTYKGRAVHIKQIAEELGVRYIVEGSVRKADNRVRITAQLNDAATGSHLWAERYDRELVDVFAVQDEITERIVAAIEPQIHAAENFRAHRKPPSSLDAWDLLMRALSHYWRVTPQDHLAAQTLLERAIAIDPDYGQALSVLAASHMFGVHLGWAELATTAPIAERAALAAVRCDHEDAWAHAALGSVCFSTRRLADALSEFEQALALNPNFSLAQGYYALALSYAGRSNDSFEAAQKAIRLSPRDPSLAIYHGIAGYARFTERRYDEAIALAREAIRHRGDLTGAYRVLAVSASMTGDTALAGIALDELRRTQPNISLHWIATQLPWANDRDREHYLEGFRRAGLR; from the coding sequence GTGCGATTTCTCTTTGAAAACAATGTGCTCGACGGCGAGCTGCGCGAGCTGACATGCGACGGCGCGGCCATTCCGTTGCAGCCGCAGGTGTTCGACCTCTTGCTTTACCTGGTGGCGCAGCGCGCACGGGTGGTCAGCAAGGATGACCTGATCAGCGAGATCTGGAGCGACCGCATCGTCTCGGACTCCGCGCTCAACAGCCGGATCAACGCCGCGCGGAAGGCGCTCGGTGACGATGGCGCGACGCAGCGGCTGATCAAGACGATCCCGCGCAAGGGCTTCCGCTTCGTCGGCGAGGTCCGGGAAGAAGCGGCAGCCGTGCTTGCGCCAGCCGAGGCCACGCCCGCCGTCGCTCGCGTTGTGACCGACCGGCCGGGAATCGCGGTGCTCGCCTTCGAGAACATGAGCGGTGATCCGGCGCAGGAATATTTCGGCGACGGCATCAGCGAGGATATCCTCACCGCGCTGTCGAAGCAGCGCTGGTTCATGGTGATCGCCCGCAACTCGTCCTTCACCTACAAGGGGCGCGCCGTTCACATCAAACAGATCGCGGAGGAGCTCGGCGTGCGCTACATCGTCGAGGGCAGCGTGCGCAAGGCGGACAACCGCGTACGCATCACCGCGCAGCTCAACGACGCCGCCACCGGCAGTCACCTCTGGGCCGAGCGCTACGACCGCGAGCTGGTCGACGTCTTCGCCGTGCAGGACGAGATCACCGAGCGGATCGTCGCGGCGATCGAGCCGCAGATCCATGCCGCTGAGAATTTTCGCGCCCATCGCAAGCCGCCGTCGAGCCTGGATGCCTGGGACCTGCTCATGCGCGCGCTGTCGCACTACTGGCGGGTGACGCCGCAGGACCATCTCGCCGCGCAGACGCTGCTTGAGCGCGCGATCGCGATCGACCCGGATTACGGCCAGGCGTTGTCGGTGCTGGCGGCCAGCCACATGTTCGGCGTGCATCTCGGCTGGGCTGAGCTCGCCACGACGGCACCGATCGCGGAGAGGGCAGCGCTCGCCGCGGTACGTTGCGACCACGAGGACGCCTGGGCCCATGCCGCGCTCGGCAGCGTCTGCTTCTCGACGCGGCGGCTCGCGGACGCGCTGTCCGAGTTCGAGCAGGCGCTCGCGCTCAATCCGAACTTCTCGCTGGCGCAGGGATACTACGCGCTGGCGCTGTCCTATGCCGGGCGATCGAACGATTCGTTCGAGGCGGCGCAGAAGGCGATAAGGCTAAGCCCGCGCGATCCGTCGTTGGCGATCTATCACGGCATTGCCGGCTATGCCCGCTTCACGGAGCGACGTTACGACGAGGCCATCGCGCTCGCGCGCGAAGCGATCCGGCATCGCGGCGACCTCACCGGCGCCTATCGCGTGCTGGCGGTCTCCGCCAGCATGACCGGCGACACCGCGCTCGCCGGGATAGCGCTGGACGAACTCCGCCGCACCCAGCCCAACATTTCGCTGCATTGGATCGCGACGCAATTGCCATGGGCCAATGACAGGGATCGCGAGCATTATCTCGAAGGGTTTCGGCGGGCAGGGTTGCGGTGA
- a CDS encoding GFA family protein, whose protein sequence is MKHVGNCFCGAVTIEVTGEPAAMGYCHCRSCRSWSGGPVNAFSLWKPEAVRITEGAEHVETFAKTPLSQRKYCGKCGGHLMTNHPPLDLIDVFTATIPTLAFAPGVHVNYSETVLPMRDGLPKLKDFPAEFGGSGEMMQE, encoded by the coding sequence ATGAAACACGTTGGAAACTGCTTCTGCGGCGCCGTCACCATCGAGGTCACCGGCGAGCCCGCGGCGATGGGCTATTGCCATTGCCGCTCCTGCCGCTCGTGGTCGGGCGGACCGGTGAACGCCTTCAGCCTGTGGAAGCCGGAAGCCGTGCGCATCACCGAAGGCGCAGAGCACGTCGAGACCTTTGCCAAGACGCCACTGAGCCAGCGCAAATATTGCGGCAAGTGCGGTGGTCATCTCATGACCAATCATCCGCCGCTCGATCTGATCGACGTCTTCACCGCCACCATCCCCACGCTCGCCTTCGCGCCCGGCGTCCACGTCAACTATTCCGAAACCGTGCTGCCGATGCGCGACGGCCTGCCCAAGCTGAAGGATTTTCCCGCCGAGTTCGGCGGCAGCGGCGAGATGATGCAGGAGTAA
- the pcaB gene encoding 3-carboxy-cis,cis-muconate cycloisomerase has protein sequence MPAFPGSTTVLDSILFRDAFGTPQMREVFSDIALVARYAEVEVALAKAEARCGVIPQQAAEQIAARTDVSAFDFELLRQETDVVGYPILPLVHQMVKQCGEAGRYVHWGATTQDIMDTAVVLQLRAAFEIIEKDLAELRNILADLSRRHRDTPMAGRTHLQQALPVTFGYKTAIWLTMFDRHAERLAQLKPRVLVGQFAGAAGTLASLGDKGFEVQEALCAELKLGVPASTWHVARDGFAEAVNFLALVTGSLGKIALDIMIMASTEFAEVYEPFVKGRGASSTMPQKRNPISSELMLAASKAVRQHAGLMLDAMVQDFERATGPWHAEWMAIPESFVLTAGSLHQAKFALGGLIVDETKMNDNLAVSRGLIVAEAVMMGLAPQIGRQEAHDVVYDACRLANEKGMSLADALSADPRVTARIDRAGIEALTSPKNYLGLAPAMVDRVLKSATR, from the coding sequence ATGCCCGCCTTTCCTGGTTCGACCACCGTGCTCGATTCCATCCTGTTCCGCGACGCCTTCGGCACGCCGCAGATGCGCGAGGTGTTTTCCGACATTGCCCTGGTGGCACGTTACGCCGAGGTCGAAGTGGCGCTGGCGAAGGCGGAGGCTCGATGCGGCGTGATCCCGCAGCAGGCCGCCGAGCAGATCGCGGCGCGGACTGACGTAAGCGCATTCGATTTCGAGCTGTTGCGGCAGGAGACCGACGTGGTCGGCTATCCAATCCTGCCGCTGGTGCACCAGATGGTGAAGCAATGCGGCGAGGCCGGCCGCTACGTGCATTGGGGCGCGACCACGCAGGACATCATGGACACCGCCGTGGTCCTGCAGCTGCGCGCAGCGTTCGAAATCATCGAGAAGGATCTCGCCGAGCTCCGCAACATCCTGGCTGACCTCTCCAGGCGCCATCGCGACACGCCGATGGCCGGCCGCACCCATCTCCAGCAGGCATTGCCGGTGACGTTCGGCTACAAGACCGCGATCTGGCTCACGATGTTCGACCGCCACGCCGAGCGGCTGGCGCAATTGAAGCCGCGCGTCCTGGTCGGCCAGTTCGCTGGCGCGGCGGGCACGCTTGCTTCGCTCGGCGACAAGGGGTTTGAGGTGCAGGAGGCGCTCTGCGCCGAACTGAAGCTCGGCGTTCCCGCCTCGACTTGGCATGTCGCGCGGGACGGCTTTGCCGAGGCGGTGAACTTCCTCGCGCTCGTCACCGGCTCGCTCGGTAAGATCGCGCTCGATATCATGATCATGGCCTCGACCGAATTCGCCGAGGTCTACGAGCCCTTCGTCAAGGGCCGCGGCGCCTCCTCGACCATGCCGCAGAAGCGCAACCCGATCTCCTCGGAGCTGATGCTGGCCGCGTCCAAGGCGGTGCGCCAGCACGCCGGCCTCATGCTGGACGCCATGGTGCAGGATTTCGAGCGCGCCACCGGCCCATGGCACGCCGAATGGATGGCGATCCCCGAAAGTTTCGTGCTGACCGCAGGCTCCCTGCACCAGGCCAAGTTCGCGCTTGGCGGGCTGATCGTGGACGAGACCAAGATGAATGACAATCTCGCCGTCAGCCGCGGCCTGATTGTGGCCGAAGCGGTCATGATGGGACTTGCGCCGCAGATCGGGCGGCAGGAAGCCCATGACGTGGTCTATGACGCCTGCCGGCTCGCCAATGAGAAGGGCATGAGCCTTGCCGATGCGCTGTCGGCTGATCCGCGCGTCACCGCCAGAATCGATCGCGCAGGGATCGAGGCGCTGACTTCACCGAAAAATTACCTTGGCCTTGCGCCCGCCATGGTCGACCGGGTGCTGAAATCGGCAACGCGTTGA